A single region of the Anabaena sphaerica FACHB-251 genome encodes:
- a CDS encoding tautomerase family protein produces MPFVTVQIGKGHSIEKKRKLVQAVTDALVSALGTKPEWITVHIDEFERENWAVGGVLHSDKHAGRHEETGR; encoded by the coding sequence ATGCCTTTTGTTACTGTTCAAATTGGAAAAGGTCACTCGATAGAAAAGAAGCGGAAATTAGTCCAAGCTGTAACTGATGCTTTGGTTTCTGCTTTGGGAACTAAACCTGAGTGGATAACTGTTCATATTGATGAATTTGAACGGGAAAATTGGGCTGTTGGTGGTGTTTTACATTCTGATAAACACGCCGGAAGGCATGAGGAAACTGGGAGGTAG
- the hypD gene encoding hydrogenase formation protein HypD — translation MKYVDEFRNPEKAQALQKEIEKLSQQIDKHLKIMEVCGGHTHSIFKYGIEEILPDNIELIHGPGCPVCVMPKGRIDDAIALCQNPNIIFTTFGDAMRVPGSKTSLLQAKAQGADIRMVYSPLDSLKIAKENPNKEIVFFGLGFETTAPSTAFTILQAAAENITNFSLFSNHVLVIPALQALLDNPDLELDGFVGPGHVSMVIGTDPYEFISQQYHKPIVISGFEPLDIFQSIWMLLKQIVENRCQVENQYNRLVEPTGNKNALAAMNQVFAIREKFEWRGLGEIPNSGFKIREEYAQFDAEVKFTIPNLKVPDHKACQCGEILKGVLKPWECKVFGTACTPETPIGTCMVSSEGACAAYYKYGRLSTMAKKAEKKAKVPVPLG, via the coding sequence ATGAAATATGTAGACGAATTTCGCAACCCCGAAAAAGCCCAAGCCTTACAAAAAGAGATCGAAAAACTCAGCCAACAAATAGATAAACATCTCAAAATAATGGAAGTATGCGGCGGTCATACCCATTCTATCTTTAAATACGGCATCGAAGAAATATTACCCGATAATATCGAATTAATTCATGGTCCTGGTTGTCCAGTGTGCGTCATGCCTAAAGGTAGAATAGATGATGCGATCGCACTTTGTCAAAACCCCAACATCATCTTCACCACATTTGGCGACGCAATGCGCGTACCCGGTTCAAAAACCAGCCTCTTGCAAGCCAAAGCCCAGGGTGCAGATATTCGCATGGTTTACTCACCCTTGGATAGTTTAAAAATTGCCAAAGAAAATCCAAATAAAGAAATAGTATTCTTCGGTTTAGGCTTTGAAACCACCGCCCCCAGCACCGCATTTACCATCCTCCAAGCAGCCGCAGAAAACATCACTAACTTTAGTTTATTTTCCAATCATGTATTAGTTATTCCCGCCCTGCAAGCATTATTAGATAACCCAGACTTAGAACTTGATGGTTTTGTTGGTCCTGGTCATGTCAGCATGGTCATAGGTACAGACCCTTACGAATTTATTTCCCAACAATATCATAAACCCATCGTTATTTCTGGTTTTGAACCATTAGATATTTTCCAATCAATTTGGATGTTGTTAAAACAAATAGTAGAAAACCGTTGTCAAGTAGAAAATCAATATAACCGTTTAGTCGAACCAACTGGAAATAAAAATGCCTTAGCAGCCATGAATCAAGTTTTTGCAATACGTGAAAAATTTGAATGGCGTGGTTTAGGAGAAATACCCAATTCTGGTTTTAAAATACGCGAAGAATACGCCCAATTTGATGCCGAAGTTAAATTTACCATTCCTAACTTAAAAGTTCCAGATCATAAAGCCTGTCAATGTGGCGAAATTCTCAAAGGAGTCTTAAAACCTTGGGAATGTAAAGTATTTGGAACAGCTTGCACACCAGAAACACCCATTGGCACTTGCATGGTTTCTTCCGAAGGTGCTTGTGCAGCATATTATAAATATGGGCGACTTTCAACAATGGCGAAAAAAGCGGAGAAAAAAGCGAAAGTTCCTGTTCCTCTGGGCTAG
- a CDS encoding HypC/HybG/HupF family hydrogenase formation chaperone produces MCLGIPGQIVEITNPEHKLAMVNVGGVKRQINIACIVDEQHPPEKCIGDWVLVHVGFAMNRINEQEAAETLQLLQEIAQAYT; encoded by the coding sequence ATGTGTTTAGGAATACCCGGACAAATTGTAGAAATAACCAACCCAGAACATAAACTAGCCATGGTTAACGTTGGGGGAGTGAAACGCCAAATAAACATAGCTTGTATCGTCGATGAACAACATCCACCCGAAAAATGTATAGGAGACTGGGTACTCGTTCACGTTGGTTTTGCAATGAACCGTATTAACGAACAAGAAGCAGCCGAAACATTACAACTTCTCCAAGAAATAGCCCAAGCTTACACTTAA